One region of Hemitrygon akajei unplaced genomic scaffold, sHemAka1.3 Scf000106, whole genome shotgun sequence genomic DNA includes:
- the LOC140723261 gene encoding uncharacterized protein, whose protein sequence is MLSTWTLVKPLTLQLIWKARSRGILGKHVKWIHFGLDDKKQREMIEDGCSEWRPVMTRESSTVKAPPPRSHSPDGRWFSFRSLLKRIIGLEPEDRSLSGEQFDQVLIKQQNLITPVLTMGQCAGRGGLPVSSTSGKDTGPGSVITELLASWDDFQLLQLTNFYRDRLEQAMEGRVHGVSLALKAEKQFSREEHRKISDLADKGEQADSSKLLLSLVMEKGSRARRVMWETFVKMWNDVAMWDKILNEIQIYGCDPSHRSNPAQGLIKVLSELK, encoded by the exons atgcTGTCCACATGGACGTTGGTAAAGCCTCTAACATTGCAGCTGATCTGGAAAGCTCGGTCACGTGGGATTCTCGGGAAGCATGTGAAGTGGATTCACTTCGGGCTCGATGACAagaagcagagggagatgattGAAGATGGATGCagcgaatggaggcctgtgatga CACGTGAGAGTTCCACCGTCAAAGCTCCGCCCCCGCGCTCACATTCCCCGGATGGGCGGTGGTTTTCTTTCCGTTCTCTGTTGAAGCGGATCATCGGCTTGGAGCCGGAGGACCGATCTCTGTCTGGAGAACAATTTGACCAAGTTCTCATCA AGCAACAAAATCTGATCACACCTGTCCTCACAATGGGTCAATGTGCAGGCAGGGGAGGACTTCCAGTGTCGTCAACATCGGGAAAGGACACGG GTCCGGGCTCAGtgatcaccgagctcctggcaagctgggacgatttccagctgctgcagttgacgaacttctaccgggacaggctggagcaggcgatggaaggacGGGTTCACGGAGTGAGTCTGGCATTAAAGGCTGAGAAACAGTTCAGCagagaggaacatcgg aaaatctctgatctcgctgataagggagagcaggcggacagttctaaactcctcctgagcctggtgatggagaaaggctcccgcgcccggagggtgatgtgggaaacctttgtgaaaatgTGGAATGATGTTGCAATGTGGGACAAAATACTGAACGAAATACAGATATATG gttGTGATCCCTCCCATCGATCAAATCCCGCTCAAGGTTTAATCAAGGTTCTCAGTgagctgaaag